The segment TCTAGGAGCCATTTGCAAAGATACTTAAGAACATCttctaagaatttaaaattcttcACTAGCATTGTACAATAAGATCTTTACATATTGCTACTGAATAACTATCTACATCCGACAATAGAAATGTCGATATATTCATGTATAGAACCAATTTGCCaacttgtttaattataataggtAAAGTAAGAAGTTCTAAGcgtttttcgctttattttgacaataaataataaaattaatatgaatgtcCAACTCGATGATTTCATTattctataaacatttttgcCAACCAGATGGTGCCTTATCTTCGACGTCCATTTGACCAAAACAGAATCGTTGGAAACATTCAATACTGCAATGGTTCCAtaaacaacacttttttttggcTACCTGACAGCTTTTTCACCTTGGTTGTAGTGATAATGAAGAATGTATCAAACTTTATCTTCTtaacttccattttggaacgctatAACACACAACTAGCTTCACCAAACACTAAATTGTaacttgttttttaaaagtgtacCCTTAACCTTTAAGCGTACTTTAGACTTCTTTTTTATccaatctattaattaattgtgagatatagctcactaaagacgtCTAGCTTGACCTAATATtacatcattaaataattaaaaattaattttttggccCAGATATgggccttttaaataaaatccaccaaattttattctttaattggaACGATCcgttttggctactttaagtgcaatttgaggTAACTCATTgggttattaagaataatttgtcgaTAAAAGTggataataatttgtcaaagagtaCAAATGAAGCCTGGAccgaaattaaaaaataaaaatattctagcttgctttagTGTTGACGGGTGACATATATAATATCTCAATTAACTATTTCATGAGATTTGTCTGTTTTATGATCATGTTGAACTCTTTTAACgtttaattaacataattaaatgtacTTAATCTCAGAAGTATTTTCATAGCTTCTTAATCTAATCAATACacgacaaaaattaaatagtctCATAGAGGTAAGAAATTTCATATGAAAttctaaatgtaataataaagaatttagtTGATGCAATCTTCAACCTTGCCAGTCAGataattcatttatgtaaatataaacgAAAGgaattacattgaaaaaatacatttttttgttaatgtgtCAAACTTATTACAACGTTAAGTTtcattttatcttatatttaaataccggaagcatataaaaatatagccCCTCCCCCTTAATcgagaaatttttttcttgatccaAGAAAAACTATcaccatgtaaaaaaaaatatttaatcaggaaatagattaaaataaattttgaaaggatttattttctaaaataaaaataatttgatcaaattcagGCCCGGAGGACAACTTACAACTtcgaaatttatcaaaaaaacgaAGCACTTCATTATGTCCATATGGTTTTTGGCTTATTtcggttaataaataaataaaaatgaaatatgtactttttctaACAAGAGCACCTGCCCCACCAAAGTTATCGGTGCAGCCCTGTTCAAGATCCCAGttttattatgtgtattttacaCTGTTGTACGACAGtcttctcaaactttttacattgtGTACTACAAGAGAAAATATACAGATTTCCATGTAATAGAGgtgataaaaatcatttcacTGCAAGTCCGGGTCGTGTCTCAAGTTTTCGTCATAATACCAAATCATTGAAGTTTTTCATCGAGTCCAACTTAAgtcttcagaaaataaaagttactttAAGAAGTATAATAAATCCAGTAACAAATTCGAATGAATTTCGAGGCCTACCCGATTCGTGAGCTTTAGTTTCTAAGTCCATGTCAAGTCTTTAATTGTGTGACTGTGTTGCGCCGGAAGTCTTCAAATATGAACTCAAGTTCATGTCAAGTCATACCTTTGCCATGTGCCATCGttatatactataaattaatagaaataaatttactttgcctttctttataaaaaatatttttatgatattttgacaaattaaaaaaaaaactattactaAATTTGGGAAAACGAAATTTTAATCAAGGGTATGTATTCTTCTCCCTATTCATGCCTCCACGTACTTCTAAAAGAAGTTTTGCGTATCAGAGTTTGTGAACCATTGCTAggttcatcaaaaaatccagcAAGCATACAAATTCTTAAAaagattgtaaaatttattgatagtttttcaaactcttaaataatttttgtcttttaataacattttttgtaaattatgttatggttcattttattttaggtCTGTTAGGTTGTCACAAGAATGTTCGATCATCTTATTAATGGTAGATGGGTTTATATGCACAAAGGTTCTTCTTCTATCGGAAGTATTATGTATTTCTGAATAACAATCATTTTGgttaaataatttgcaaatattacaatGGATGTCTTGTATCtagatttatgaatttaaataatattaatcatagGGATCAAGGTTAATTATCCATGGACGAAGTCTATTAtttgttgttatatatatataggtaaaatataaatacgtaTACAATAAATACACTTGTGGTATATGTGGGCAGTCAACACCAATGCaaacaagaataaattttttaaaattgacttaGGACTACAATCATaatcttcgacaaattatcgtccacttctatcaacaaattatcctTATCAACCCTTTGTAGGGTCTACAAATTGCACTCAAAGTGTTTAAATGGAGtgtttaaattacaataaaaattgaaatatttgattaaacaGGCCATATCAAAGCCTATAAAAGTCTCTTAGATCAAACAAAGGctctaaactataattaaaattacttggtatcttaacttatccaTTAAATTGGAATTTAGagactataatttattttaatatatatatgaaagattTGGTTCTATAGAACGCTACGGAacattaaaatctaatttttagcgttcagcgttttaaaaaaaatccgttctGTTCATTGCATGCAGGTCCCATGGAACGCCGATCAATTTTGAGCTCCGTTCAAAAGACTAGATgtatataagaaaatgaaacttatattataaaataaataatttcttgacTTCCAGCATGTTTTATGCCCATGAAATATCGGGAACACAagattctcaaagataaacctGGTACCTATATAAGATGAAAGACTaacaaataagttaaaaaacattatatcataaaatagaTTCACCTTTTTGTTGCaagttaactttaaaaaaaaaatataaggacatatttgaagggaaaatattatttaaaaaaataaaacattcagaACCCATTTTCAATATTGCATTCATTCAAATCTAGAGaaacattttcattaaattaaaatattcaatgggAGATTATGAGTTTAGTTTCTTgctttacatacatacatatttgtcgGTCATACGTTTTAAATGTCTGAGGGTCTTATttactcataatttatttaaaattacatctTTAATGTCAGATTCGTAAGATGAACTAAATGACCAATATTTAGATCGATACTAATCAAattccatgatatttttttaaaatttacattcgATAAATTAAAGGTTATAAATCACAGTACATAGAATATACGCAAGTATGTTAATTAACGAAGTTCTATGAATAGTTACGCATtacaatttatatcatttttagatAAGAAGACgaggaagaaaaggaaaaaccatATAGAAGAACGGGTCAAACGGGCAAGCTGTTTGTTATCCGCCGTTCAGAGCAAGGTATTTCTTACTCTCTTcttcattcttcttcttttgtaagaaaatagaCAGTATAAAAAGATTCATGCAGAGTCTTGTAACCATCAGTTCATCATTTGATTTGTGAGTTTTCAGTTCATCCAACAAACCCATCAATATCCAAAATGTTTAAGGCCGTCGCTTCTACCCTTGCTTTTGCTGCTCTATTCGTTGCCACTCAAGTCTCTTCTCAATCTCCCTCAGCTTATCAGCTCCCAGCTGATGCTGAATTTACTTTGGATAGCCCAGTATCCACCTCCTTCTCCTGTGACGGACAAGCTTACGGATACTATGCTGATGTTGACAACAATTGCCAAGTAAATACACACATCCACTATCATAAAGATGTGACTTCTAATGAATTTATCATTACAGATCTTCCACATTTGCTTGCCCATTGAGGATGACGCTGGACAAATCATTGAAACTACTCAATACTCCTTTGTCTGTGGAAACACAACCATCTTCGATCAACAAGTATGCAAAATCAATAGATACCTACACATgatatgtatttcaattaattttatcttttcctCCCTAGACTTTGAC is part of the Lepeophtheirus salmonis chromosome 7, UVic_Lsal_1.4, whole genome shotgun sequence genome and harbors:
- the LOC121121316 gene encoding uncharacterized protein, with protein sequence MFKAVASTLAFAALFVATQVSSQSPSAYQLPADAEFTLDSPVSTSFSCDGQAYGYYADVDNNCQIFHICLPIEDDAGQIIETTQYSFVCGNTTIFDQQTLTCNYPEDAFPCNEAPSLYGAVEFGRIPERE